One genomic region from Vannielia litorea encodes:
- the cueR gene encoding Cu(I)-responsive transcriptional regulator has translation MNISEAATRAGLPPKTIRYYEDIGLITPDRGTNGYRSFSETHIHKLHFLARARGLGFSVEDCRTLLALYEDSGRASADVKAVAQEHLAQIEAKIAELTAMRDTLTDLVHACAGDHRPDCPILKGLEQ, from the coding sequence ATGAACATTTCCGAAGCCGCCACCCGCGCCGGCCTGCCGCCCAAGACGATCCGCTACTACGAGGATATCGGCCTGATCACCCCGGACCGGGGCACAAACGGCTACCGCAGCTTCTCGGAGACCCATATCCACAAGCTCCACTTTCTCGCCCGCGCCCGAGGCCTAGGCTTTTCGGTCGAGGATTGCCGGACGCTGCTGGCCCTCTACGAGGATTCAGGCCGCGCCTCTGCGGATGTGAAGGCGGTGGCGCAGGAGCATCTCGCGCAGATCGAGGCCAAGATCGCCGAGCTGACTGCGATGCGTGACACGCTGACAGATCTGGTGCACGCCTGCGCGGGCGATCACCGGCCCGATTGCCCCATTCTCAAAGGGTTGGAGCAGTAA
- a CDS encoding heavy metal translocating P-type ATPase, which produces MRDTPYSTARLSVSGMTCGKCSARVEAALLAAPGVQSATVTRQPGEAVTHYDPSQITPDALAAVVTEAGYPATVDTAPAEAEERSDEAAPLANEPSEAAPGSITLTIENMHCASCVGTVEKALSAVPGVTSASVNLATRRATVQGAVPVELLEKASKAAGYPATAHLHTHDVTPADTGEETRAMARRTLIAALLTAPVFLIEMGGHLYPPLHHWVSATLGVTPWRIVQFLLTTAVLAFPGRLFFTSGIPALLRRAPEMNALVALGAGAAWAYSTLATFAPSLVPDGANHVYFEAAAVIVTLILLGRTLEARARGQAGAALRGLMALTPETAAVETPQGLQNKPVSEIAPGDALHLAPGGRVAVDGIVTEGEGWLDEAMVTGESAPVGKAPGDALTGGTLNGTTALSYRATAVGADTVLSRIAAQVERAQASKLPVQRTIDKVTSIFVPAVLIIAALTAAVWLAATGDISRALVAAVSVLIIACPCAMGLATPVSILVATGRAAQLGVIFRQGSALEQLGAVETLAFDKTGTLTEGHPALTSVLPDGIPRAEALRLAASAEARSEHPLAKALVQAAEAAGVALSPATNATAKPGYGLTATVEGKALILGGKRSMDAEGIAISPTLIEALDEAETRAETAFFLAVDGAVVALFTVADPVKPDAAPALKALKARGVSLALLSGDAPRVAQAVARDLAIDAPEGGLLPADKLARIEALKAAGPVGFVGDGINDAPALAAADVGLAIGTGTEVAVEAADVVLLSGRLTGLTAAHEISRRAMANIRQNLAWAFGYNVLLIPVAAGVLVPFGGPQLSPMLGAGAMALSSLAVVANALRLRRAAA; this is translated from the coding sequence ATGCGCGATACCCCTTATTCCACGGCCCGACTCAGCGTCTCGGGCATGACCTGCGGCAAGTGCAGCGCCCGCGTCGAAGCCGCCCTGCTGGCCGCCCCCGGCGTGCAATCCGCCACCGTTACGCGCCAGCCCGGTGAGGCCGTAACGCATTATGATCCCTCGCAAATAACGCCCGACGCCCTGGCCGCTGTGGTGACCGAGGCGGGCTATCCGGCCACTGTCGATACGGCCCCCGCCGAAGCCGAAGAGCGCAGCGATGAGGCCGCCCCCCTGGCCAATGAGCCAAGCGAAGCAGCCCCCGGGAGCATCACGCTCACCATCGAAAACATGCACTGCGCCTCCTGCGTCGGCACCGTCGAAAAGGCTCTGAGCGCCGTGCCGGGCGTAACCTCCGCCTCCGTCAACCTCGCCACCCGCCGGGCCACGGTTCAGGGGGCTGTGCCGGTGGAACTGCTTGAAAAGGCAAGCAAAGCGGCGGGCTACCCGGCGACCGCGCATCTTCACACCCATGATGTCACCCCCGCCGATACCGGCGAGGAAACCCGCGCCATGGCCCGCCGTACTCTGATCGCGGCACTACTGACTGCGCCGGTCTTCCTGATCGAGATGGGCGGCCACCTCTACCCGCCGCTGCACCACTGGGTCAGTGCCACACTCGGCGTAACCCCTTGGCGCATCGTGCAATTCCTGCTCACCACCGCCGTGCTCGCCTTTCCCGGCCGCCTCTTCTTCACCTCTGGCATCCCCGCCCTGCTGCGCCGCGCGCCCGAGATGAACGCCCTCGTCGCCCTCGGCGCCGGGGCGGCATGGGCCTATTCGACCCTCGCCACCTTCGCCCCCAGCCTGGTGCCAGACGGCGCGAACCACGTTTATTTCGAGGCCGCCGCCGTCATCGTCACCCTCATCCTTCTGGGCCGCACGCTGGAGGCCCGCGCCCGTGGTCAGGCCGGGGCCGCCCTGCGCGGCCTGATGGCGCTCACGCCCGAGACCGCCGCTGTCGAAACGCCGCAAGGCCTTCAGAACAAACCGGTTTCCGAGATTGCTCCGGGCGACGCTCTGCACCTCGCGCCCGGAGGCCGCGTGGCCGTGGATGGCATCGTGACCGAGGGCGAAGGCTGGCTCGACGAGGCGATGGTCACCGGCGAATCCGCCCCTGTCGGCAAGGCGCCGGGCGATGCGCTGACCGGCGGCACGCTCAACGGCACCACCGCCCTCAGCTACCGCGCCACCGCAGTTGGCGCCGACACGGTGCTCTCGCGCATCGCCGCGCAGGTGGAGCGGGCGCAGGCCAGCAAGCTCCCGGTTCAGCGCACCATCGACAAAGTTACGTCAATCTTCGTCCCCGCCGTCCTCATCATCGCCGCGCTCACCGCGGCGGTCTGGCTCGCCGCCACCGGCGATATCTCCCGCGCCCTCGTCGCCGCCGTATCGGTGCTGATCATCGCCTGCCCCTGCGCAATGGGTCTGGCCACGCCGGTCTCGATCCTCGTTGCCACCGGGCGGGCGGCGCAGCTCGGCGTGATCTTCCGTCAGGGCTCGGCGCTGGAGCAGCTCGGGGCCGTTGAAACACTTGCCTTCGACAAGACTGGCACGCTGACCGAGGGCCACCCCGCGCTGACCTCCGTGCTGCCCGACGGGATCCCCCGCGCAGAGGCCCTGCGCCTCGCCGCCTCCGCCGAGGCCCGCTCCGAGCACCCGCTCGCCAAGGCGTTGGTGCAGGCCGCCGAGGCAGCTGGGGTCGCGCTCTCTCCGGCGACGAATGCCACCGCCAAACCCGGCTACGGTCTCACCGCAACGGTGGAGGGCAAGGCCCTGATCCTGGGCGGAAAACGCAGCATGGATGCCGAGGGGATCGCCATCTCACCCACGCTCATCGAGGCGCTGGACGAAGCCGAAACCCGCGCCGAAACCGCGTTTTTTCTCGCCGTCGATGGTGCCGTGGTCGCCCTCTTCACCGTCGCTGACCCAGTGAAGCCCGATGCCGCCCCCGCCCTGAAAGCCCTCAAGGCACGGGGCGTATCCCTCGCGCTCCTCTCGGGCGATGCCCCGCGTGTGGCGCAGGCCGTGGCACGCGATCTGGCCATCGACGCCCCGGAGGGCGGCCTCCTGCCGGCCGACAAGCTCGCCCGCATCGAGGCGCTGAAGGCCGCAGGCCCGGTCGGCTTCGTCGGCGACGGCATCAACGACGCGCCCGCGCTCGCCGCCGCCGATGTCGGCCTCGCCATCGGCACCGGCACCGAGGTCGCCGTGGAGGCCGCCGATGTGGTGCTGCTCTCGGGCCGCCTCACGGGCCTCACCGCTGCGCATGAAATCTCCCGCCGTGCCATGGCCAACATCCGCCAAAACCTTGCATGGGCCTTTGGCTACAACGTGTTGCTGATCCCGGTCGCCGCTGGCGTGCTCGTCCCCTTCGGCGGCCCGCAGCTTTCCCCCATGCTCGGGGCCGGGGCAATGGCGCTCTCGTCCCTCGCCGTCGTCGCCAATGCCTTGCGCCTGAGGAGGGCCGCCGCATGA
- the uraH gene encoding hydroxyisourate hydrolase, translated as MAGYLTTHVLDTARGVPAEGLVIMLFRIGEGGEREGIAQAVTNEDGRTDAPMLPKEAFETGTYELVFHAGHYLRATMQGEEGTLFLDDVPIRFTMSEESHYHVPLLLSPYSYSTYRGS; from the coding sequence ATGGCGGGATATCTCACCACCCACGTGCTCGACACCGCCCGCGGCGTCCCCGCAGAGGGCCTCGTGATCATGCTGTTCCGCATCGGAGAGGGCGGCGAACGCGAGGGCATTGCCCAGGCGGTCACCAATGAGGATGGCCGAACGGATGCGCCGATGCTCCCGAAAGAGGCTTTTGAAACGGGCACTTACGAGCTAGTCTTCCATGCCGGCCACTACCTGCGCGCGACCATGCAGGGAGAGGAGGGCACGCTGTTTCTCGATGATGTGCCGATCCGTTTCACCATGTCAGAAGAGAGCCACTACCACGTGCCCCTGCTGCTCTCGCCCTACAGCTATTCGACATATCGCGGCAGTTGA
- a CDS encoding ureidoglycolate lyase produces the protein MAERITAKPLTAEGFRPFGDVIEPEGAPDKLINAGLCGRFHDRARLDFGDGRAGLSLFDAEARDWPLRVDLVERHPEGSQAFMPVSGARMIVVVAEDKGGIPVNYQAFVSDPGQVVNLLRNTWHGVLAPLGERGQFAVLDRIGEGANLEEYPLDPPLWVEPGEGV, from the coding sequence ATGGCAGAGCGGATCACGGCAAAACCTCTTACGGCAGAAGGGTTTAGGCCCTTTGGTGACGTGATCGAGCCGGAGGGGGCGCCGGACAAGTTAATCAATGCTGGCCTCTGCGGGCGGTTCCACGACCGGGCGCGGCTGGACTTTGGCGACGGGCGGGCCGGGCTTTCACTCTTCGATGCGGAGGCGCGGGACTGGCCGCTGAGGGTGGATCTGGTGGAGCGTCACCCGGAGGGGAGCCAGGCGTTCATGCCTGTTTCGGGGGCGCGGATGATCGTGGTGGTGGCCGAGGATAAGGGCGGGATTCCTGTGAATTATCAGGCCTTTGTCAGCGATCCCGGGCAGGTTGTGAACCTGCTCAGGAACACGTGGCACGGGGTGCTGGCGCCCCTTGGCGAGCGCGGGCAGTTTGCCGTTCTGGACCGGATCGGAGAGGGGGCGAACCTTGAGGAATACCCGCTCGATCCGCCGCTTTGGGTGGAGCCCGGCGAGGGCGTTTGA
- a CDS encoding type I glyceraldehyde-3-phosphate dehydrogenase: MTTIAINGFGRIGRTVLRQLLASRPGITLALINDIEPIETCAYLFAYDSVFGPWPGEVSTGPEQLIVSGKPIRFTATPDLSTLDLSGVDVVLECTGLAGKRFVAERGLAAGARSVLVSGPSDEADVTVVMGANDEALSGQRIVSNASCTTNALAPLLRVLDEAFGVEAGQMTTVHCYTGAQPTVDAPRKAPERSRAAALSMVPTTTSAARLIDRVLPGLAGRIEARALRVPTASVSAIDLTVSTRERTTAEAVNAALSDARGPIIGSTDQPLVSSDLRARPESLIVAPRETSVAGGLTRVFGWYDNEWGFSARMLDMAERMGA; this comes from the coding sequence ATGACCACCATCGCCATCAACGGCTTCGGCCGGATCGGTCGCACCGTCCTCCGCCAGCTCCTCGCCTCACGGCCCGGCATCACCCTCGCGCTGATCAACGATATCGAGCCGATCGAGACCTGCGCCTACCTCTTCGCCTATGACAGCGTCTTCGGCCCCTGGCCGGGCGAGGTCTCGACCGGCCCCGAGCAGCTCATCGTCAGCGGCAAGCCGATCCGCTTCACCGCCACGCCCGACCTCTCCACGCTCGATCTCTCCGGCGTCGACGTGGTGCTCGAATGCACTGGCCTCGCCGGCAAGCGCTTCGTGGCCGAGCGCGGGCTGGCGGCGGGCGCGCGCTCGGTGCTGGTTTCCGGCCCCTCCGACGAGGCCGATGTCACCGTGGTCATGGGTGCGAACGACGAGGCGCTCTCCGGCCAGCGGATCGTGTCCAATGCCTCCTGCACCACCAACGCCCTCGCGCCACTGCTTCGCGTGCTCGACGAGGCCTTCGGCGTCGAGGCCGGGCAGATGACCACCGTTCATTGCTACACCGGCGCCCAGCCCACGGTGGACGCGCCGCGCAAGGCGCCCGAACGCTCCCGCGCCGCCGCCCTCTCGATGGTGCCCACCACCACCTCCGCCGCCCGGTTGATCGACCGGGTGCTGCCCGGCCTCGCGGGCCGGATTGAGGCGCGCGCGCTCCGCGTGCCCACCGCCTCCGTCTCCGCCATCGACCTCACCGTGAGCACCCGCGAAAGGACCACTGCCGAGGCGGTCAACGCCGCCCTCTCCGACGCCCGTGGCCCGATCATCGGCAGCACCGATCAGCCGCTGGTCTCCTCCGATCTGCGTGCCCGCCCCGAAAGCCTCATCGTCGCCCCGCGCGAAACCTCCGTCGCGGGCGGGCTGACCCGTGTCTTCGGCTGGTATGACAACGAGTGGGGCTTCTCCGCCCGGATGCTCGACATGGCCGAGCGGATGGGCGCCTGA
- a CDS encoding GNAT family N-acetyltransferase, whose product MPVTFTRLPQIAPDLLLAHMNDPRIADHLPLLTQPWTLDDVADFVAAKEATWVRDGLGHWAFLDGESYIGWGGFQKEGDEWDFGLVLTPAAFGQGLRIAAQALDHARNDPRIPFVTFLLAPSRRNLSALRRLGAAPVGEVTHAGQSFLKFRLDTA is encoded by the coding sequence ATGCCCGTCACCTTCACCCGCTTGCCCCAGATCGCCCCCGACCTGCTGCTCGCCCACATGAACGACCCGCGCATCGCCGACCACCTGCCGCTGCTCACCCAGCCGTGGACCCTCGATGACGTGGCCGATTTCGTCGCCGCGAAAGAGGCGACATGGGTGCGCGATGGCCTCGGCCACTGGGCCTTTCTCGACGGCGAGAGCTACATCGGCTGGGGCGGCTTCCAGAAAGAGGGCGACGAGTGGGATTTCGGCCTTGTCCTCACCCCCGCCGCCTTCGGGCAGGGCCTGCGCATCGCCGCGCAGGCGCTCGATCACGCCCGCAACGATCCGCGCATCCCCTTCGTCACCTTCTTGCTCGCCCCCTCCCGCCGCAACCTCTCGGCGCTCCGCCGCTTGGGGGCCGCCCCCGTGGGCGAGGTCACCCACGCCGGCCAGAGCTTCCTCAAGTTCCGGCTCGACACCGCCTGA
- a CDS encoding RrF2 family transcriptional regulator: MKRDSRLSMVLHALLHMADHAGPMSSEVLAKCMCTNPVVVRRTMGLLREAGLVRATRGAAGGWELAVPLEGVTLRQLHEALGEPTVFAIGHKNEAPGCLVEQAVNAVMDDAFVAAEALLLERFAAVTLADLAKEFSARFAAHRSGAKAGIAKG; this comes from the coding sequence ATGAAACGCGACAGCAGACTCTCGATGGTGCTCCATGCGCTGCTGCACATGGCCGATCATGCGGGCCCGATGAGCTCTGAGGTGCTGGCCAAGTGCATGTGCACCAACCCGGTTGTGGTGCGGCGCACGATGGGGCTGCTGCGCGAGGCCGGTCTGGTGCGGGCGACGCGCGGCGCGGCGGGCGGCTGGGAGCTGGCGGTGCCCTTGGAGGGCGTCACCCTGCGGCAGCTGCACGAGGCGCTGGGGGAGCCGACGGTGTTTGCCATTGGGCACAAGAACGAGGCGCCGGGCTGCCTTGTGGAGCAGGCGGTGAACGCGGTGATGGACGATGCCTTTGTCGCCGCCGAGGCGCTGCTGCTGGAGCGGTTTGCCGCCGTTACGCTGGCCGATCTGGCTAAGGAATTCAGCGCCCGGTTCGCGGCGCACAGGTCCGGCGCGAAGGCCGGGATAGCAAAAGGATAA
- a CDS encoding NAD(P)/FAD-dependent oxidoreductase: MTFDAIVIGGGPAGQSAALQLLRARRSVAIVDAGQPRNARAAHAQGFFTRDGTPPASLLEISRAQLEKYGTLEWVEGEAVAAEGQIDGFRVALAGGRVLEGRRLVLATGVKDDLPEVEGLEPLWGRQVFHCPYCHGYELEQGDIGVIGSSELVVHMAELITEWGEVTFLPFGFLPAPEQAAAMEARGVRVEEAALVRLEAGPVAHLADGRALKFDGLFAASRVWPASPIAEALGCAVEETPMGGMVAVDAMGATSVAGVFSCGDTAKQPHSIALAVGQGAFAGAAVHRSLVF; this comes from the coding sequence ATGACATTCGATGCGATCGTGATCGGCGGTGGCCCCGCCGGCCAATCTGCTGCGCTCCAGCTTCTGCGGGCGCGGCGCTCAGTGGCCATTGTGGATGCAGGCCAGCCCCGCAACGCGCGGGCGGCCCATGCGCAGGGCTTCTTCACTCGCGACGGCACGCCGCCTGCGAGCCTGCTGGAGATCTCGCGGGCGCAGCTGGAGAAATACGGAACGCTTGAGTGGGTCGAGGGCGAGGCGGTTGCAGCCGAAGGCCAGATCGACGGCTTCCGGGTGGCGCTGGCCGGGGGCCGGGTGCTGGAGGGTCGGCGGCTGGTTCTGGCCACGGGCGTGAAAGATGACTTGCCGGAGGTCGAGGGGCTGGAGCCGCTTTGGGGGCGGCAGGTGTTTCACTGCCCCTACTGCCACGGCTACGAGCTGGAGCAGGGCGACATTGGCGTGATTGGCAGCTCGGAGCTGGTGGTGCATATGGCGGAGCTGATCACCGAGTGGGGCGAGGTGACGTTCTTGCCCTTCGGGTTCCTGCCCGCGCCGGAGCAGGCGGCGGCGATGGAGGCACGGGGCGTGCGGGTGGAAGAGGCGGCGCTGGTGCGGCTGGAGGCCGGGCCGGTGGCGCATCTGGCAGACGGGCGGGCGCTGAAGTTCGACGGGCTCTTTGCCGCGAGCCGGGTCTGGCCCGCCTCGCCGATTGCGGAGGCACTGGGCTGCGCGGTGGAAGAGACGCCGATGGGCGGCATGGTGGCGGTGGATGCGATGGGCGCGACCAGCGTGGCGGGCGTATTCTCCTGCGGGGATACGGCGAAGCAGCCGCATTCGATCGCGCTGGCCGTGGGGCAAGGGGCTTTTGCCGGGGCGGCGGTGCATCGGAGTTTGGTGTTCTGA
- a CDS encoding bifunctional allantoicase/(S)-ureidoglycine aminohydrolase gives MTTRTYARPPGGMPPQTEKLSSSAAFTTAYAVIPASVQREIVTSFLPGWRETRFWVLARPLSGFAETFSQYVAEVAPGGGTDRDEGEEGVQSALFLTHGAARLDIGGETHLLTPGSFAYLPPSARWSLTAEGEEVAVFHWFRKRYQPAPGVEPPAFFHRNDAEIEPVPMPAEGGLWGTTRFMDPADMAFDFHVTIVTLDPGLCIPFLETHVMEHGLYVLQGKGAYRLNTDWVEVGPGDFMWLRAFCPQACYAGGPGQFRYLLYKDVNRHAPLPHHP, from the coding sequence ATGACCACCCGCACCTACGCCCGCCCCCCCGGCGGCATGCCGCCCCAGACCGAAAAGCTCTCCTCCTCCGCCGCCTTCACCACCGCCTACGCGGTGATCCCGGCGAGCGTGCAGCGCGAAATCGTCACCTCCTTCCTGCCCGGCTGGCGCGAAACCCGCTTCTGGGTGCTGGCCCGCCCGCTCTCCGGCTTTGCCGAGACCTTCTCGCAATATGTGGCAGAGGTCGCGCCCGGCGGCGGCACCGACCGGGACGAGGGCGAGGAAGGGGTGCAATCGGCGCTCTTTCTCACCCACGGAGCGGCGCGGCTGGATATCGGCGGTGAAACCCACCTGCTGACCCCCGGCAGCTTTGCCTACCTGCCCCCCTCCGCACGCTGGAGCCTCACCGCAGAGGGCGAGGAGGTTGCCGTCTTCCATTGGTTCCGCAAGCGCTACCAGCCCGCGCCGGGCGTGGAGCCGCCCGCCTTCTTCCACCGCAACGACGCCGAGATCGAGCCGGTCCCGATGCCCGCCGAGGGCGGCCTCTGGGGCACCACGCGGTTCATGGACCCGGCCGACATGGCCTTCGATTTCCACGTCACCATCGTCACCCTCGACCCGGGCCTCTGCATTCCCTTCCTTGAAACCCACGTCATGGAGCACGGGCTCTACGTGCTGCAGGGCAAGGGCGCCTACCGGCTCAACACCGATTGGGTCGAGGTCGGTCCGGGAGATTTCATGTGGCTCCGCGCCTTCTGTCCGCAGGCCTGCTACGCGGGCGGGCCGGGGCAGTTCCGTTATCTGCTCTACAAGGACGTGAACCGCCACGCCCCGCTTCCGCACCACCCGTAG
- a CDS encoding pyrroline-5-carboxylate reductase family protein codes for MTLAQTTLALIGTGMLGREIARGLIASGHPPARLILANTTGAAPEGLPCRTTTPAEAAAEADALLLCVPPAAAPGLRITTAKPVLSTMAGITLARLTELTGSTRTIRAMSSPAAGDRLAFSPFTAAPGATGADKALASELFSALGTTAELPGEAQLDVFTAITGPVPGFVAFFAEAVQRYAESEGVAPETALAATRQLFLAAGRMMATGPTPAEHVQEMVDYAGTTAAGLEAMRASPLAGLIAEGLSAATARARTIG; via the coding sequence ATGACACTCGCTCAAACGACCCTCGCCCTCATCGGCACCGGCATGCTGGGCCGCGAAATCGCCCGTGGCCTCATCGCCTCGGGCCACCCGCCCGCGCGCCTGATCCTCGCCAATACCACCGGCGCCGCGCCCGAGGGTCTGCCCTGCCGCACCACCACGCCCGCCGAGGCCGCTGCAGAGGCCGACGCGCTCCTGCTCTGCGTCCCGCCCGCTGCCGCGCCCGGCCTCCGGATCACCACCGCCAAGCCCGTGCTCTCAACCATGGCCGGCATCACCCTTGCCCGCCTCACCGAGTTGACGGGCAGCACCCGCACGATCCGCGCCATGTCCTCCCCCGCCGCCGGCGACCGCCTCGCCTTCTCCCCCTTCACCGCCGCCCCCGGCGCCACGGGGGCCGACAAGGCGCTGGCCTCCGAACTCTTCTCCGCCCTCGGCACCACAGCTGAACTGCCGGGCGAAGCCCAACTCGATGTCTTCACCGCCATCACTGGCCCGGTGCCCGGCTTCGTCGCCTTCTTCGCCGAGGCGGTGCAACGCTACGCCGAGAGCGAGGGCGTCGCGCCTGAAACCGCCCTCGCCGCCACCCGCCAGCTCTTCCTCGCCGCAGGCCGGATGATGGCCACCGGCCCCACGCCCGCCGAGCACGTGCAGGAGATGGTCGATTACGCCGGCACCACCGCCGCCGGGCTCGAGGCCATGCGCGCCTCGCCGCTCGCAGGCCTCATCGCCGAGGGCCTCTCCGCCGCCACCGCCCGCGCGCGAACCATCGGCTGA
- a CDS encoding tRNA-dihydrouridine synthase has translation MANTLATTFTGLEFVNPFVLASAPPTESKRKILKAFEAGWGGVVTKTIGLHPVENVAGPKTIYQRTSEQKPYVSRMKRPDTVSHSSWNWELISDQPLEQWLPDLEEIKTTYPDRMVIASIMAGCGNEEEMEAWRKLARAVVNVGCDALELNLSCPHMDRKDMGANIANDEDIIRAILKAVKSAVDVPVWVKLTPATSTLVDAAGAAYEAGAASISLCNTFPSLPLMDPETLKFEVEVDGLVTSGGLGGLAILHQALQRVSDISRAYPDQSISGIGGIKGFREAFNFIVHGAGNLQVCTAAMEEKGSGGVGVQLIQELKDDLSDYMERMGHSSIEDFRGIARERIVEHAQVRRKSEEYNGGYAKSA, from the coding sequence GTGGCAAACACACTTGCAACCACTTTCACTGGACTTGAGTTCGTTAACCCCTTCGTGTTGGCCTCGGCCCCGCCGACGGAGAGCAAACGGAAAATCCTGAAGGCCTTCGAGGCCGGTTGGGGCGGCGTGGTAACCAAGACCATCGGCCTGCACCCGGTGGAAAACGTGGCCGGGCCGAAGACGATCTACCAACGGACCAGCGAGCAGAAGCCCTATGTGTCGCGGATGAAGCGGCCCGACACCGTTTCGCACTCGTCGTGGAACTGGGAGCTGATCTCGGACCAGCCACTGGAGCAATGGCTGCCCGACCTCGAAGAAATCAAGACCACCTACCCCGACCGCATGGTGATTGCCTCAATCATGGCCGGCTGCGGCAACGAGGAGGAGATGGAAGCCTGGCGCAAGCTGGCGCGAGCCGTGGTGAATGTGGGCTGCGACGCGCTGGAGCTGAACCTCTCCTGCCCGCATATGGACCGCAAGGACATGGGCGCGAACATCGCCAATGACGAGGACATCATCCGCGCCATCCTGAAGGCGGTGAAGAGCGCGGTGGATGTGCCTGTCTGGGTCAAGCTGACGCCCGCGACCTCGACCCTCGTGGATGCCGCCGGGGCGGCCTATGAGGCGGGCGCGGCCTCGATCTCGCTGTGCAACACCTTCCCCTCGCTGCCGCTGATGGACCCGGAGACGCTGAAGTTCGAGGTGGAGGTCGACGGGCTCGTCACCTCCGGCGGGCTGGGCGGGCTGGCGATTTTGCATCAGGCGTTGCAGCGGGTCTCGGACATTTCGCGTGCCTATCCCGATCAGTCGATCTCGGGGATCGGCGGGATCAAGGGCTTCCGCGAGGCGTTCAACTTTATCGTCCACGGCGCGGGCAACCTGCAGGTTTGCACGGCGGCGATGGAAGAGAAAGGCAGCGGCGGCGTGGGCGTGCAGCTCATTCAGGAGCTGAAGGACGACCTGAGCGACTACATGGAGCGCATGGGCCATTCCTCGATCGAGGATTTCCGGGGGATCGCGCGGGAGCGGATCGTGGAGCACGCGCAGGTGCGCCGGAAGAGCGAAGAATACAACGGTGGCTACGCGAAGTCCGCCTGA
- the urtE gene encoding urea ABC transporter ATP-binding subunit UrtE: MLTLDGLTLHYGHSQILHGISMEARQGEVTCVMGTNGVGKTSLMKAISGTHARSGGSVTFDGTEIGKLPAHEMAQRGLAYVPQGRDIFPLLTVKENLETAYACLPRSEHEIPGEVFELFPILKEFIGRRGGDLSGGQQQQLAIARAMMTKPKLLLLDEPTEGIQPNIIQQIGKVIEYLRDRGDMAIILVEQYFEFAYNLADRFVVLRRGEVRASGARGEIEKSALMAEVSV, translated from the coding sequence ATGCTCACACTCGACGGCCTCACCCTGCACTACGGCCACAGCCAGATCCTGCACGGCATCTCGATGGAGGCCCGGCAGGGCGAAGTCACCTGCGTCATGGGCACCAACGGCGTCGGCAAGACTTCTTTGATGAAGGCGATCTCCGGCACCCACGCCCGCTCCGGCGGCAGCGTCACCTTCGACGGCACCGAGATCGGCAAGCTCCCTGCCCACGAAATGGCCCAACGCGGCCTCGCCTACGTCCCGCAGGGCCGTGACATTTTCCCGCTGCTCACCGTGAAGGAAAACCTCGAAACCGCCTACGCCTGCCTGCCTCGCTCGGAACACGAGATCCCGGGCGAGGTCTTCGAGCTCTTCCCGATCCTCAAGGAGTTCATCGGCCGTCGCGGCGGCGACCTGTCCGGCGGCCAGCAGCAGCAACTCGCCATCGCCCGCGCGATGATGACCAAGCCCAAGCTCCTGTTGCTCGACGAGCCGACCGAGGGCATTCAGCCCAACATCATCCAGCAGATCGGCAAGGTGATCGAATATCTGCGCGACCGGGGCGATATGGCGATCATTCTCGTCGAGCAGTATTTCGAGTTCGCCTACAACCTCGCTGACCGTTTCGTGGTGCTCCGCCGTGGCGAGGTGCGGGCCTCCGGTGCCCGTGGCGAGATCGAGAAGTCGGCGCTCATGGCAGAGGTCAGCGTGTAG